In Colletotrichum destructivum chromosome 8, complete sequence, the following proteins share a genomic window:
- a CDS encoding Putative FAD-binding domain, kynurenine 3-monooxygenase, FAD/NAD(P)-binding domain superfamily has translation MRKKSLTPASPSHPAELTRKRSNHHARRGLLTPLCKLSPDSIPAASVIEPKKRARESKRRDTPFWPSATRMAKNQKVVVVGAGPVGSLAALYAAQRGYDVEIYELRADLRDPSTTLLNFTRSINLALSERGINAMRNAGQPKLLEHVFGATIPMRGRMIHGRTPKGDLYEAAQDYDVHGRAIYAVDRAGLNKRMLDILEEMPNVKFFFSHKLTGADFKRCKAWFEVMTSDSATGRAREIEIDFDLMIGADGAHSAVRYHMMKFARMNYKQEYIDTLWCEFQIKPAKPPSADAKAPHFRISPNHLHIWPGKNFMFIAIPSDDGSFTCTLFLPSEQTAALENDPSSLPAFFDKHFPGVTNLIPADDLIASFKQNPHLPLISIKCSPYHYDASAVLLGDAAHAMVPFYGQGMNAGLEDVRILFSILDKHCRMSEVNDPAGEADTSAAAVHQRGVALAEYTANRVPDAHSINDLALQNYVEMRASVLSPRYRLRKWLEEAMSVYLPGLGWQTKYSRVSFGNERYSEVVAKSDHQGQVLVKTFEALVCSPLVAGAVYVWWKRPQAVVGVVQGLLRALLRATERV, from the exons ATGCGCAAAAAGTCGTTGACGCCTGCTTCGCCCTCTCATCCGGCCGAACTGACCCGCAAGAGGTCGAACCATCATGCGAGACGAGGCCTTCTCACGCCACTGTGCAAACTTTCACCCGACTCCATTCCGGCTGCGTCTGTAATCGAGCCCAagaagagagcgagagagagtaAACGACGAGACACACCTTTTTGGCCCTCAGCAACAAGAATGGCCAAGAACCAGAaagtcgtcgttgtcggcgccggccccgtCGGCTCGTTGGCGGCGCTTTACGCTGCGCAGCGCGGGTACGATGTCGAGATTTACGAGTTGAGAGCGG ACCTGCGAGACCCTTCCACGACGCTCTTGAACTTCACCCGGTCCATCAACCTGGCGCTCTCGGAGCGAGGCATCAACGCCATGCGCAATGCTGGCCAACCAAAGTTACTGGAACATGTCTTTGGCGCCACGATCCCCATGCGGGGGCGCATGATCCACGGCAGAACCCCGAAAGGTGATCTGTACGAAGCCGCCCAGGACTATGACGTCCACGGTCGG GCCATATACGCCGTGGACCGTGCCGGCCTGAACAAGCGCATGCTTGACATTCTCGAGGAGATGCCCAACGTCAAGTTCTTCTTCAGCCACAAgctcaccggcgccgacttcAAGAGATGCAAGGCCTGGTTCGAGGTCATGACCTCTGATTCCGCCACCGGCCGTGCCAGGGAGATTGAGATTGACTTTGATTTGATGATAGGCGCCGATGGCGCCCATTCGGCCGTCAGGTACCATATGATGAAGTTTGCTCGGATGAATTACAAGCAGGAGTACATCGACACTCTGTGGTGCGAATTCCAGATCAAGCCCGCAAAGCCGCCTTCGGCAGACGCCAAAGCCCCCCATTTCCGAATCTCACCAAACCACCTCCACATATGGCCCGGCAAAAACTTCATGTTCATTGCTATCCCCAGCGAT GACGGGTCCTTCACATGCACACTGTTTTTGCCCAGCGAGCAAACCGCTGCACTGGAAAATGACCCTTCGAGCCTgcccgccttcttcgacaagCACTTTCCCGGTGTCACGAATCTCATTCCGGCCGACGACCTGATTGCCTCGTTCAAGCAGAACCCGCATCTGCCACTGATCAGCATCAAATGCAGCCCGTACCACTACGATGCATCCGCagtcctcctcggcgacgccgcccacgccATGGTCCCCTTCTACGGCCAGGGCATGAATGCAGGCCTGGAAGATGTCCGGATCCTCTTTTCCATCCTGGACAAGCACTGCCGCATGAGCGAGGTCAACGACCCCGCGGGAGAGGCCGACACCTCCGCCGCAGCAGTTCACCAAAGAGGCGTCGCGTTGGCCGAGTACACGGCAAACAGAGTCCCCGACGCACACTCCATCAACGACCTGGCGCTCCAGAACTATGTCGAGATGCGCGCTTCGGTCTTGTCTCCCCGGTACCGCCTTCGGAAGtggctcgaggaggccatgtCCGTGTACCTTCCCGGGCTGGGCTGGCAGACCAAGTACTCCCGCGTCAGCTTCGGGAACGAGCGGTACTCGGAGGTCGTCGCCAAAAGCGACCACCAGGGCCAGGTGCTGGTCAAGACGTTCGAGGCGCTCGTCTGCAGTCCGCTCGTGGCCGGGGCCGTGTACGTGTGGTGGAAGCGACCGCAGGCGGTCGTGGGCGTCGTTCAGGGACTCTTGCGGGCTCTGTTGCGGGCAACGGAGCGCGTTTGA
- a CDS encoding Putative peptidase M24, MYND-like zinc finger, creatinase/aminopeptidase: MTEPPAKKKCLGVDCPNDAGTLQCPTCLKLGVKDSFFCSQDCFKKNWGNHKSMHKTETSILHHVLPPKVVSKPDPETGVFNPFPTYPFTGPLRPVYPLSERRVVPKHIPHPDWWKDGIPKYPRSILNRNKIDVLDAKGIAGMRKVCRLAREVLDIAAAAVKPGITTDHIDEIVHNACIERNAYPSPLNYNHFPKSVCTSLNEVICHGIPDQRVLLDGDILNIDVTLYFEGYHGDLNETYYVGDRAKADPDSVRVVEAARDCLDAAIAAVKPGTLIREFGNIIEKLAKERNCSVIRTYCGHGINSLFHCPPNVPHYAKNKTVGECKPGMTFTIEPMIALGKYRDVTWPDNWTSTTIDGKKTAQFEHTLLVTEDGVEVLTARTANSPGGKIPMPGANGETNGTTA; this comes from the exons ATGACCGAGCCTCCTGCGAAGAAGAAgtgccttggcgtcgactGCCCGAACGACGCTGGCACCCTGCAATGCCCGACATGCTTGAAGCTGGGTGTCAAGgacagcttcttctgctcgCAGGATTGCTTCAAGAAGAACTGG GGCAACCACAAGTCGATGCACAAGACAGAAACGAGTATTTTGCACCATGTCCTCCCGCCCAAGGTCGTATCTAAACCAGATCCAGAGACAGGTGTCTTCAACCCGTTCCCGACGTACCCCTTCACCGGCCCCCTGCGCCCCGTCTATCCTCTCTCGGAGCGCCGTGTCGTCCCCAAGCACATCCCCCACCCGGACTGGTGGAAAGATGGCATTCCCAAGTACCCCCGGAGCATCCTCAACCGGAACAAGATCGACGTTCTCGATGCCAAGGGCATCGCCGGCATGCGCAAGGTCTGCCGCTTGGCGCGTGAGGTCCTCGAcattgctgccgccgccgtcaagcccGGTATCACGACCGACCACATTGACGAGATTGTGCACAACGCCTGCATCGAGCGCAAT GCGTACCCCTCTCCCCTGAACTACAACCACTTCCCCAAGTCGGTATGCACATCGCTGAACGAAGTCATCTGCCACGGAATCCCTGACCAGCGGGTCCTTCTGGACGGCGACATTCTCAACATCGACGTCACGCTTTACTTTGAAGGCTACCACGGCGACCTGAACGAGACGTACTACGTTGGCGACCGTGCCAAGGCGGACCCTGACTCTGTCAGAGTCGTCGAAGCGGCGCGCGACTGCCTCGACGCGGCCATTGCCGCCGTCAAGCCCGGAACGCTCATCCGCGAGTTCGGCAACAtcatcgagaagctggccaaggagagGAACTGTAGCGTCATCCGTACGTACTGCGGCCACGGCATTAACTCGCTGTTCCACTGCCCCCCCAATGTCCCGCACTACGCCAAGAACAAGACGGTTGGAGAGTGCAAGCCCGGCATGACCTTCACCATCGAGCCGATGATCGCTCTCGGCAAGTACCGCGACGTCACGTGGCCCGACAACTGGACCAGCACGACGATTGACGGCAAGAAGACTGCGCAGTTTG AGCACACCCTTCTCGTGACGGAGGACGGAGTCGAGGTCCTCACGGCGAGGACCGCCAACTCGCCAGGCGGCAAGATCCCGATGCccggcgccaacggcgagacGAACGGCACCACGGCATAA
- a CDS encoding Putative SET domain-containing protein — protein sequence MLQITGFRYGSHDDLYVDVKGPSSKARIQNPGLNGILDVNPEHVNSILDLAETLEVSTTTQLPDFQKLGIDRKIAKQLKDELREFGASIKNVLPPIAIRDITWKTIYITHGIFVGCEPDEFEGYEDNDYHDDLRSRHSSFSTSFSDSGDSNGVFFDRNDRNTVEAPIVLALADLPYLTTFTDQNGTKERSVIFANEFFEIRRSLNTGWGAFAVKELHEGDQILVEKALYYSIHEDVEKSVRGLSEKERTIANDMYAYYSRDGETLEEAIWSTNSFVTRFPFKPDADGISKHRTGFTQDVAGLFPVAGRFNHSCSPKISYRFRSEHEALVFTVSDWIIRTGDELTISYGKEPPVLYYKYGFSCECGYCAGFDAIQSEWC from the exons ATGCTTCAGATTACTGGCTTCCGCTACGGTAGTCACGATGACCTCTACGTTGACGTCAAGGGGCCGAGCTCGAAGGCTCGAATCCAGAACCCGGGTCTTAATGGTATTCTCGATGTCAACCCTGAGCATGTCAATTCCATCCTCGACCTTGCTGAAACTCTTGAGGTAAGTACCACCACTCAACTACCTGACTTCCAAAAGCTCGGCATTGACCGAAAGATCGCAAAGCAACTAAAGGATGAGCTGCGTGAGTTTGGAGCGTCCATCAAAAATGTACTCCCGCCGATCGCCATTCGAGACATCACCTGGAAGACGATCTACATAACCCATGGCATCTTTGTGGGATGCGAGCCGGACGAGTTCGAAGGCTACGAGGACAACGATTACCATGATGACCTCCGCTCACGTCATTCAAGCTTTAGCACTTCTTTTTCCGACTCCGGGGATTCAAATGGAGTCTTCTTCGACAG AAACGATCGCAATACTGTCGAAGCCCCAATCGTTCTTGCTCTCGCCGATTTGCCCTACTTGACCACATTTACAGACCAGAACGGCACAAAGGAGCGCTCGGTGATCTTCGCCAACGAATTCTTTGAGATCCGAAGATCCCTCAATACCGGCTGGGGTgccttcgccgtcaaggaACTTCACGAGGGCGACCAGATCCTTGTCGAGAAGGCTCTATACTACTCCATTCACGAGGATGTTGAGAAGTCGGTCCGGGGACTCTCGGAAAAGGAGCGCACGATTGCGAACGACATGTACGCCTACTACAGTCGTGACGGAGAGACGCTTGAGGAAGCAATCTGGAGCACGAACTC GTTCGTCACCCGTTTCCCGTTCAAACCTGACGCAGATGGTATCTCCAAACACCGCACAGGATTCACTCAAGACGTAGCCGGCCTCTTTCCGGTTGCTGGTCGCTTCAACCACTCCTGCTCCCCGAAGATCAGCTACCGATTTCGATCCGAGCATGAGGCTCTGGTCTTCACTGTGAGCGACTGGATCATTCGGACTGGCGATGAGCTGACCATATCCTACGGCAAAGAGCCACCCGTGCTGTACTACAAGTACGGCTTCAGCTGCGAGTGTGGCTACTGCGCAGGATTTGACGCGATACAATCTGAGTGGTGCTGA
- a CDS encoding Putative ureohydrolase, protein MMRFLTVILLCLPNTTGAAWKLPHSAFGNFESPRGNQVSIGLENDDEIGTFGASSFAGLRTFANLPFVDCFSDQDTRDHKYDIAIFGASHDTTTTGRPGARFGPPAIRTGSQRKGPGEWSIYTGRNPLQDWAAVVDCGDARLTWLDNTASLKRLDKAHTVISGRAAANSSVSSTPRILTLGGDHTTTLSALRSTYRRWGPVAVIHFDSHIDTWDPAVLGGGISEYAGLNHGTFLHIAHEEHLILNNSIHAGIRAPLVRRKGDLRNDVRCGFEIVTARDLDRLGAHGVISKIKERVGDSMVYISVDIDVLDPAYAPATGTAEPGGWSTRELLTILDGLEGLSIVGADVVEVAPAYDNNGETTVLAAAEIAYSLIDLMVLTPVRSKADNDA, encoded by the exons ATGATGCGGTTTCTGACAGTCATTCTACTGTGTCTTCCAAACACCACCGGCGCTGCTTGGAAGCTCCCCCACTCAGCATTCGGCAATTTTGAGTCTCCTCGGGGCAACCAGGTATCGATCGGCCTCGAGAACGATGATGAGATTGGCACCTTCGGAGCTAGTTCGTTTGCTGGGCTGAGGACGTTTGCGAACCTCCCATTTGTGGACTGCTTCTCCGACCAAGACACCAGGGATCACAAGTACGACATTGCCATCTTCGGCGCTTCTCACGACACT ACAACGACCGGCCGTCCAGGAGCGCGGTTTGGCCCTCCAGCTATACGGACAGGTAGCCAACGGAAGGGCCCTGGAGAATGGAGCATCTACACAG GTAGAAACCCATTGCAAGACTGGGCAGCCGTGGTGGACTGCGGCGATGCGCGGCTCACGTGGTTGGACAACACGGCATCGCTAAAGAGGCTCGACAAAGCCCATACC GTCATCTCTGGTAGAGCAGCGGCAAACTCGAGCGTTTCGTCAACGCCAAGGATCCTTACGCTGGGAGGCGACCACACCACGACCTTGTCTGCACTTCGGTCAACCTACCGGAGATGGGGGCCTGTTGCCGTCATTCACTTCGATAGCCATATCG ATACCTGGGATCCTGCAGTTCTCG GAGGCGGAATATCCGAGTATGC AGGCCTGAACCATGGGACATTCCTCCACATCGCCCACGAAGAG CACTTGATTTTGAACAACTCCATCCACGCCGGGATCCGGGCCCCCTTGGTCAGGCGGAAAGGCGATCTGAGAAACGACGTCCGTTGCGGGTTCGAAATCGTCACCGCCCGTGACCTGGACAGGCTTGGCGCCCATGGAGTCATCTCGAAGATCAAGGAGCGCGTCGGCGACTCCATGGTCTACATCAGTGTCGACATCGATGTTCTCGATCCGGCATATGCCCCAG CCACGGGGACGGCTGAGCCAGGGGGCTGGTCGACGCGAGAGCTTCTCACCattctcgacggcctcgaagggCTGTCGATAGTCGGCGCAGACGTCGTGGAGGTTGCGCCCGCGTACGACAACAATGGCGAGACCACCGTTCTGGCCGCAGCAGAGATTGCCTATTCTCTGATTGACCTTATGGTCTTGACTCCTGTCCGATCAAAGGCGGACAACGACGCTTGA
- a CDS encoding uncharacterized protein (Putative zn(2)Cys(6) fungal-type DNA-binding domain, transcription factor domain, fungi), whose product MASAETVQPEGPKTNPQSEGPKTKPQNKVRKRAPKACLSCRARKVRCDVSQRGRPCMNCYLDSETCVVTGRASRFRRAQQREGAEDPQTSCPPYDTDNGDQLHLVNLAPPSGGDSRPVPSNESDGQSQPCDHSHTGDDIPLSTSTAPPKSPVANDTNSHHHPHHHHQQQHNQQQQQQQQQQKQQQQQQQHNHRDHAKQAHFQTFSTISAGTYETPSFAPTTLDNPAFSIPWAAGQQNGLGIDVTYSFYPFLSLGNLHGIPPQDVNYLELQGCLRIPTRTILDEFVQQYFLHVHPLLPMLNEGDFWDVYCLNPNGYVPNEKLSLLVFQAMLFSSCNFVSRQTIKTLGFPSIRAARAAFYRRAKLLYDLESESSPLAISRAALLLSFWSSPTSPAFRKSNTAWLSIAIQNAKMVEAHHYATRTAPDKKRNLLKRLWWCCIIRDRIVGLGLRRSLQITRGHFDFDLGEMLGFSDLSDELERSRVYNPGTKRCLAEILEQLVQLCIVLTDILILVFPLDDRPGWGREMRADEQDKVRGCKVALRRWYKDATLQFPMFGGGSVARMKSPGNEFQHDSVILYTNLMYMYYHSSRVVLSHHEVLHLAITAAAPSFNAIPTSDLVIIGENRHELQDAASGVTECLKELIHLRLARWLPISAVACTALPLVLHILDVKLSASSRSFDPNTQSALKQHRLNILIEAMKTYQPQYDGVDWVSETIRHIVNLAQIDTPPPGAAKNTSEDSAVIADWTDILASQPSSYLRLALTMDLSLSKGRLPEDGDFPVSLRGLFTGGFNPLKALLERKREDSRNMSVALSGTAESLTDFDAAAMRVSLFRMQPGTVTTIPSDEDTTSPSSAGGNSQESVADDTSPQTAGTECQYPAHGGGDVDMADRPPSEGIDGLAAEVLAAFPLEDQPASVDGDFDGMYFDGMPGHDGPAGWIETAWNELTNGPGEERADRDTARVLLDALREGDFAECAA is encoded by the exons ATGGCATCCGCCGAGACGGTACAACCTGAAGGCCCCAAGACCAACCCTCAATCTGAAGGCCCCAAGACCAAACCTCAGAACAAGGTCCGCAAGCGCGCTCCCAAGGCATGCCTTTCATGTCGCGCTCGGAAAGTGAGATGCGATGTGTCCCAACGTGGTCGCCCATGCATGAACTGCTACCTCGACAGTGAGACGTGTGTTGTGACTGGACGCGCTTCAAGATT TCGCAGAGCACAACAACGAGAAGGCGCCGAAGACCCACAAACCTCGTGTCCTCCGTACGACACAGACAATGGAGACCAGCTTCACCTTGTCAACCTTGCTCCGCCGTCAGGCGGCGACTCTCGGCCAGTGCCTTCCAACGAGTCCGATGGTCAGTCCCAACCTTGCGATCACTCACACACCGGCGACGACATCCCACTATCCACGTCCACTGCCCCGCCAAAGAGCCCGGTAGCAAACGACACGAAcagccatcatcatcctcatcatcatcatcaacaacaacacaatcagcagcagcaacaacaacaacaacaacagaagcaacagcaacagcagcaacaacacaaTCATCGTGACCACGCTAAGCAAGCTCATTTTCAAACGTTTTCAACTATATCGGCGGGCACGTATGAAACACCCTCGTTTGCTCCTACAACGTTGGACAACCCAGCTTTCTCGATACCATGGGCTGCTGGACAGCAAAATGGTCTGGGCATAGATGTCACCTACTCGTTCTACCCGTTTCTCTCTCTGGGCAACCTGCACGGAATCCCGCCGCAAGATGTCAACTACTTGGAGCTCCAGGGGTGCTTGCGGATACCAACGCGCACAATACTCGACGAGTTTGTGCAGCAGTACTTTCTTCACGTCCATCCGTTGCTCCCCATGCTCAACGAGGGCGACTTTTGGGACGTGTATTGTTTGAATCCCAACGGCTATGTGCCGAATGAAAAGTTGTCGCTCCTTGTCTTCCAGGCAATGCTATTCTCTTCTTGCAAT TTTGTTTCCCGACAGACCATCAAAACGCTTGGCTTTCCCAGCATCCGCGCCGCTCGGGCAGCATTCTACCGGCGTGCAAAGCTCCTTTACGACCTCGAGTCCGAATCTTCCCCTCTCGCCATTTCACGGGCtgctctccttctctccttttggtcttctcccacatctcCGGCCTTTCGCAAATCGAACACGGCCTGGCTTTCCATCGCGATCCAGAACGCCAAGATGGTTGAGGCACACCACTATGCGACGCGCACAGCGCCGGACAAGAAGCGCAACCTTCTCAAGCGGCTCTGGTGGTGCTGCATCATCCGTGATCGCATCGTGGGCCTAGGCTTGCGTCGTAGTTTGCAAATCACACGGGGCCATTTCGATTTTGACTTGGGTGAGATGCTCGGGTTTTCCGACTTGTCGGATGAGCTCGAGCGGAGCCGGGTGTACAACCCGGGCACGAAGCGGTGCTTGGCCGAGATCTTGGAGCAGCTGGTTCAGCTTTGCATTGTACTCACCGACATTCTCATTCTTGTGTTCCCGCTGGATGATCGCCCGGGCTGGGGTCGGGAGATGCGCGCCGACGAGCAGGATAAGGTCCGCGGGTGTAAGGTTGCGCTGCGAAGGTGGTACAAAGACGCCACCCTGCAGTTCCCCATGTTCGGGGGTGGCTCCGTCGCGAGGATGAAGTCTCCGGGAAACGAGTTCCAGCACGATTCCGTCATCTTGTACACCAACTTGATGTACATGTATTATCA CTCCTCTCGAGTCGTTCTTAGCCACCATGAAGTCCTTCATCTCGCCATCACCGCAGCTGCGCCGTCCTTCAACGCGATTCCCACCTCGGACCTTGTCATCATTGGAGAGAACCGACACGAGCTCCAGGACGCCGCGTCTGGGGTCACCGAGTGTCTGAAAGAACTCATtcatctccgcctcgcccgttGGCTCCCGATTAGTGCCGTTGCGTGTACAGCGTTGCCGTTGGTCTTGCACATCCTTGACGTGAAGctctcggcatcgtcgagatCTTTCGACCCCAATACACAATCCGCGCTCAAGCAGCACCGACTCAACATTCTCATCGAAGCCATGAAGACATACCAGCCCCAGTATGATGGCGTAGACTGGGTGAGCGAAACGATCCGACACATCGTCAACCTTGCGCAGAtagacacgccgccgccgggggcaGCCAAGAACACCAGCGAGGACAGTGCCGTGATCGCAGACTGGACCGACATTCTCGCCTCACAACCGAGTTCTTACCTCCGCCTCGCTCTGACGATGGACCTCTCTCTAAGCAAGGGGCGCCTCCCTGAGGATGGTGACTTTCCTGTCAGCCTCCGCGGTCTATTTACCGGAGGTTTCAACCCGCTCAAAGCGCTTCTCGAGCGGAAACGAGAAGACAGCAGGAACATGAGCGTGGCTTTGTCTGGGACTGCGGAGTCACTGACAGACTTTGATGCCGCTGCGATGCGTGTGAGCCTCTTTCGAATGCAACCAGGAACAGTGACTACCATTCCCTCAGACGAAGACACTACTTCGCCGTCATCAGCGGGAGGTAATAGCCAGGAAAGCGTGGCGGACGACACGTCCCCTCAGACCGCAGGGACAGAATGTCAGTACCCcgcccacggcggcggagatgTCGACATGGCGGACCGTCCGCCTTCGGAAGGGATTGATGGTctggcggccgaggtctTGGCGGCATTTCCCCTGGAAGACCAGCCGGCCAGCGTGGACGGGGACTTTGACGGCATGTACTTTGACGGCATGCCTGGGCACGACGGGCCTGCGGGGTGGATCGAGACGGCGTGGAACGAGCTTACGAATGGGCCGGGTGAGGAGAGGGCGGATCGAGATACGGCGCGGGTCTTGCTTGACGCCTTGAGGGAAGGGGACTTTGCGGAGTGTGCAGCGTAG
- a CDS encoding Putative WD40/YVTN repeat-like-containing domain superfamily, pre-mRNA-processing factor 17 → MSGFGEYPPNMAPQDALIVRQEAEPDHAVVPYTGEDLARPKVGPANPFKDETITLKRKNVLTGMAEETYISEHTFRSKHRAIERKGGPEREYQTGAAVKEENARIRSAREGKGDATVVEGDGAYVGPWARYRRDEYEVVREGDELASDEEYEEVTDPEDDDVVESGTVLRAPEAALARRKEVEEMGEETTTFHGAEETDYQGRTYMHVPQDLDVDLRKEPGSFTNYIPKKQIHTWRGHTKAVTALRFFPASGHLLLSASADSTVKIWDVYHDRGLLRTYSGHAKAVSDATFNNTGTQFLSASFDRQIKLWDTETGKCLSRFSTGKTPHVVRFNPSPEHAHEFVAGMSDKKIVQWDTRAGNEIVQEYDHHLAAINTITFVDEGRRFMTTSDDKSLRAWDYNIPVPIKYIAEPYMYPMTRAAPHPSGKYVAFQSSDNQIVVYGANDKFRQNRKKSYRGHNNAGTAIDVSVSPDGQFLASGDTQGFVCFWDWKTCKMYHKLKAGDQAVTCVAWHPQETSKFASAGAEGDIRYWD, encoded by the exons ATGTCGGGCTTCGGAGAGTACCCACCCAACATGGCGCCGCAGGATGCGCTCATCGTGCGGCAAGAAGCAGAGCCCGACCACGCCGTCGTCCCCTACACGGGCGAGGATCTCGCCCGCCCCAAAGTCGGCCCCGCGAATCCCTTCAAGGACGAGACGATTACTCTGAAGCGCAAGAATGTGCTCACAGGaatggccgaggagacgtACATCTCGGAACACACCTTCCGTAGCAAACACCGCGCCATCGAGAGGAAAGGCGGTCCGGAGCGCGAGTACCAGACGGGCGCtgccgtcaaggaggagaacGCGCGCATCCGCTCGGCGCGCGAGGGCAAGGGCGACGCCACAGTGGTTGAGGGTGATGGCGCCTACGTCGGTCCCTGGGCGCGGTACAGGCGCGACGAGTACGAGGTCGTGCGCGAAGGCGATGAGCTGGCAAGCGACGAGGAGTACGAGGAGGTGACGGACccggaggacgacgacgtcgttgagAGTGGCACCGTGCTGCGCGCTCCtgaggcggcgctggcgaggcggaaggaggtcgaggagatgggcgaggagacgacgacgttcCACGGCGCAGAGGAGACAGACTACCAGGGCCGCACCTACATGCACGTGCCGCaagacctcgacgtcgacctgcGCAAGGAGCCCGGCAGCTTCACCAACTACATCCCCAAGAAGCAGATCCATACGTGGCGCGGCCACACGAAAGCCGTCACGGCGCTGCGCTTCTTCCCGGCGTCGGGCCACCTGCtgctgtcggcgtcggccgacTCGACCGTCAAGATCTGGGACGTCTACCACGACCGCGGCCTGCTGCGCACCTACTCGGGTCACGCCAAGGCCGTCTCGGACGCGACATTCAACAACACCGGCACGCAGTTCTTGTCGGCCAGCTTCGACCGGCAGATCAAGCTGTGGGACACGGAGACGGGCAAGTGCCTGAGCCGCTTCTCGACCGGCAAGACGCCCCACGTTGTGCGCTTCAACCCGTCGCCCGAGCACGCCCACGAGTTCGTCGCCGGCATGTCGGACAAGAAGATTGTGCAGTGGGACACGCGCGCCGGCAACGAGATTGTGCAGGAATACG ACCACCATCTCGCAGCCATCAACACTATTACctttgtcgacgagggccggcGCTTCATGACGACGTCCGACGACAAGTCGCTGCGCGCGTGGGACTACAACATCCCAGTCCCCATCAAGTACATCGCCGAGCCATACATGTACCCGATGACCCGGGCGGCGCCGCACCCGAGCGGCAAGTACGTGGCCTTCCAGTCGTCGGACAACCAGATCGTCGTGTACGGGGCCAACGACAAGTTCCGGCAGAACCGCAAGAAGTCGTACCGGGGCCACAACAACGCCGGCACGGCCATCGACGTCAGCGTGAGTCCGGACGGGCAGTTTCTGGCCAGCGGCGACACGCAGGGGTTTGTGTGCTTCTGGGACTGGAAGACGTGCAAGATGTACCACAaactcaaggccggcgaccaGGCCGTCACCTGCGTCGCGTGGCACCCGCAGGAGACGAGCAAattcgcctcggccggcgccgagggtgACATCCGGTACTGGGACTGA